A part of Mycolicibacterium sp. TUM20985 genomic DNA contains:
- a CDS encoding 3'(2'),5'-bisphosphate nucleotidase CysQ produces the protein MLVELRAELGFNDYYDLGDAGDRRANRLILDRLKEHRPGDAVLSEEAADDLARVRADRVWIVDPVDGTREFSMAGRTDWAVHIALWQRTGGPAGEITDAVVGLPALGEVYRSDTITPPPPREPGPIRIATSRNRPPTVLWWLRDMLDVELIGIGSAGAKAMAVVRGDVDAYVHAGGQYEWDSAAPAGVVLAAGLHASRLDGSPLRYNRPDPYLPDFVMCRPEVAATLLDAIRSVF, from the coding sequence ATGCTCGTCGAGCTGCGCGCGGAGCTCGGCTTCAACGATTACTACGACCTCGGCGACGCCGGAGACCGGCGCGCCAACAGGCTGATCCTGGACCGTCTGAAAGAGCACCGGCCCGGTGACGCCGTCCTGTCCGAGGAGGCGGCCGACGACCTGGCCCGGGTGCGCGCCGATCGGGTGTGGATCGTCGATCCGGTCGACGGAACCCGGGAGTTCTCGATGGCCGGCCGGACCGACTGGGCAGTGCACATCGCGCTATGGCAGCGCACCGGCGGTCCGGCCGGTGAGATCACCGACGCCGTCGTCGGGTTGCCCGCCCTCGGCGAGGTCTACCGCTCGGACACGATCACCCCGCCGCCGCCGCGCGAGCCCGGGCCCATCCGCATCGCGACGAGCCGCAACCGGCCACCGACGGTGCTGTGGTGGCTGCGCGACATGCTCGACGTCGAGCTGATCGGCATCGGTTCGGCGGGTGCGAAGGCGATGGCGGTCGTGCGTGGCGACGTCGACGCCTACGTGCACGCCGGTGGACAGTACGAGTGGGACTCGGCGGCTCCGGCCGGCGTCGTGCTGGCGGCGGGACTGCACGCGTCGAGGCTGGACGGCTCGCCGCTGCGGTACAACCGCCCCGACCCGTACCTGCCGGACTTCGTGATGTGCCGGCCGGAGGTCGCCGCAACCCTGCTGGACGCGATCCGCTCGGTGTTCTGA
- the mshC gene encoding cysteine--1-D-myo-inosityl 2-amino-2-deoxy-alpha-D-glucopyranoside ligase, whose amino-acid sequence MQSWPAPNVPELPGPGVPLRLYDSADRQVRPVAPGATATMYVCGITPYDATHLGHAATYLTFDLVYRSWLDAGHRVHYVQNVTDVDDPLFERAARDGIDWRDLGAREIQLFREDMAALRVLPPHDYVAATDAIAEVIELVEKMLASGAAYVVDDAEYPDVYFHADATAQFGYESNYDRDTMLRFFGERGGDPDRPGKGDALDALLWRAERPGEPSWPSPFGAGRPGWHVECAAIALDRIGTGLDIQGGGSDLIFPHHEFSAAHAESATGERRFARHYVHAGMIGLDGHKMSKSRGNLVLVSRLRADGVEPAAIRLGLLAGHYRSDRSWDEAVLAEAQGRLTRWRAATALPAGPDVADVIARVRQYLADDLDTPKVLAALDGWTTDALEYGGRDADAPGRLAAVVDALLGIQL is encoded by the coding sequence ATGCAATCGTGGCCGGCGCCCAACGTCCCGGAGCTCCCCGGCCCGGGAGTGCCGTTGCGTCTGTACGACAGTGCCGACCGGCAGGTACGTCCCGTCGCGCCCGGTGCCACCGCGACCATGTACGTCTGCGGCATCACACCGTACGACGCGACCCATCTCGGCCACGCCGCGACCTATCTCACGTTCGATCTGGTCTACCGGTCCTGGCTCGATGCCGGCCATCGGGTGCACTACGTCCAGAACGTCACCGACGTGGACGACCCGCTGTTCGAGCGGGCGGCGCGCGACGGCATCGACTGGCGCGATCTCGGCGCCAGGGAGATCCAGCTCTTTCGCGAGGACATGGCGGCGCTGCGGGTGCTACCGCCGCACGACTACGTCGCGGCGACCGACGCCATCGCCGAGGTGATCGAACTGGTCGAGAAGATGCTGGCCTCCGGCGCGGCCTACGTGGTGGACGACGCCGAGTACCCCGACGTGTACTTCCACGCCGACGCGACCGCGCAGTTCGGTTACGAGTCGAACTACGACCGCGACACCATGCTCAGGTTCTTCGGCGAACGGGGCGGTGATCCGGACCGCCCCGGCAAGGGTGATGCGTTGGACGCCTTGCTCTGGCGCGCGGAGCGACCGGGGGAGCCGAGCTGGCCGTCACCGTTCGGGGCCGGCCGGCCAGGGTGGCACGTCGAGTGTGCCGCCATCGCACTGGACCGCATCGGCACCGGCCTCGACATCCAGGGCGGCGGCAGCGATCTGATCTTCCCGCACCACGAGTTCTCCGCCGCGCACGCCGAATCGGCTACGGGGGAGCGGCGTTTCGCGCGGCACTACGTGCACGCGGGCATGATCGGCCTCGACGGCCACAAGATGAGCAAGAGCCGCGGCAATCTGGTGCTGGTGTCGCGGCTGCGCGCGGACGGCGTCGAACCCGCGGCCATTCGACTCGGTCTGCTCGCCGGGCACTATCGGTCCGACCGCTCCTGGGACGAGGCGGTCCTGGCCGAGGCCCAGGGCCGCCTCACCCGGTGGCGGGCGGCCACCGCGTTGCCCGCGGGTCCTGACGTCGCCGATGTGATCGCGCGCGTCCGGCAGTATCTTGCCGACGATCTTGACACCCCGAAAGTCCTTGCCGCACTCGATGGTTGGACCACCGACGCCTTGGAGTACGGCGGCCGGGACGCCGACGCGCCGGGCCGACTCGCGGCCGTCGTCGACGCGTTGTTGGGAATTCAGCTGTAG